Proteins encoded within one genomic window of Chitinivibrionales bacterium:
- a CDS encoding cupin domain-containing protein: MNKVLLKSVLPEIGTILRVFRQKIHKNQGEVARRAGISTSMLSQIERGAVSPSIDTLVAVCVALEMDVADLFRRISPDAPVRVHHRGKRLSTQTRGVRFEQLATSGDAGHPAEMLLLEIAPGKEAGISGNGHEGVEMGYVLEGNAALMVQGQEFEIGPGDSVSYNSHLPHKLMNKSTRIFRAVWNALPPHKDYLEEK, encoded by the coding sequence CGCCAGAAAATCCATAAAAACCAGGGCGAAGTCGCCCGGCGGGCCGGCATTTCAACAAGCATGCTCTCCCAGATCGAGCGGGGCGCGGTGTCGCCGTCCATCGACACGCTGGTGGCGGTGTGCGTGGCGCTGGAGATGGACGTGGCCGACCTGTTCAGGAGGATCTCGCCCGACGCGCCGGTGCGCGTGCACCACCGGGGAAAGCGGCTGTCAACGCAGACCCGCGGCGTCAGGTTCGAGCAGCTCGCCACGAGCGGCGACGCGGGCCATCCCGCCGAAATGCTGCTGTTGGAAATCGCGCCGGGCAAAGAGGCCGGCATATCGGGCAACGGCCATGAAGGAGTGGAAATGGGGTATGTGCTGGAAGGAAACGCCGCGCTCATGGTACAGGGGCAGGAATTTGAGATCGGCCCGGGCGACAGCGTTTCATACAACTCGCACCTGCCCCATAAACTTATGAATAAAAGCACCAGAATTTTCAGGGCGGTGTGGAACGCCCTGCCGCCGCATAAGGATTATTTGGAGGAGAAATAG